In one Corallococcus silvisoli genomic region, the following are encoded:
- a CDS encoding glycosyltransferase family 4 protein, whose amino-acid sequence MRVLLAIHHPLSQDLGAPGVTLALGRALQARGCTVDYYSYGEAFPGERHHSALHNLRFPWILSAHLARAARNYDVLDVTTGDAWPWARAGRPGAAARHALVTRSHGLEHTVSEQLRADAREGKARLSWKYPLYHGGFRLWEVAQTLRLADRSVLLNEADAAYARERLRVPAPKLSLIPHGLAEAFHGLPAPAPPPDGPLRLATVGTFIQRKGREDVIAAASRLHAWGLDFTLTLYGTGTPEAEVRAAFPAPLQPRLRVVPHYAHATLPGLLAREEVLLFPSHAEGYGMALVEAMASGLVPVSTPVGVAPSVVHPGRTGFLVPIGDVDALVHAVRTLARDTALRQALRRAAQAQVQGLTWPDIATRTLSLYEEVLRVGSLGSR is encoded by the coding sequence ATGCGCGTGCTCCTGGCCATCCACCACCCGCTGTCCCAGGACCTGGGTGCGCCCGGCGTGACGCTCGCGCTGGGCCGGGCGCTCCAGGCCCGGGGCTGCACCGTGGACTACTACAGCTACGGCGAGGCCTTCCCCGGGGAGCGGCACCACTCCGCGCTCCACAACCTCCGCTTCCCGTGGATCCTCTCCGCGCACCTCGCCCGCGCCGCAAGGAACTACGACGTGCTCGACGTCACCACCGGCGACGCCTGGCCCTGGGCCCGCGCGGGCCGCCCCGGCGCCGCCGCGCGCCACGCGCTGGTGACGCGCAGCCACGGCCTGGAGCACACCGTCTCCGAACAGCTCCGCGCCGACGCGCGCGAGGGCAAGGCGCGCCTGAGCTGGAAGTACCCGCTGTACCACGGGGGCTTCCGCCTCTGGGAAGTGGCGCAGACGCTGCGCCTCGCGGACCGCTCCGTGCTCCTCAACGAAGCGGATGCCGCCTACGCGCGTGAACGGCTGCGCGTCCCCGCGCCGAAGCTGAGCCTCATCCCCCACGGCCTCGCGGAGGCCTTCCACGGACTGCCCGCGCCCGCGCCACCTCCGGACGGACCGCTGCGCCTCGCGACCGTGGGCACCTTCATCCAGCGCAAGGGACGCGAGGACGTCATCGCCGCCGCGAGCCGGCTGCACGCCTGGGGGCTCGACTTCACCCTGACCCTGTACGGCACCGGCACCCCCGAAGCGGAGGTCCGCGCCGCCTTCCCCGCGCCCCTCCAGCCGCGCCTGCGCGTGGTGCCGCACTACGCCCACGCGACGCTGCCCGGCCTGCTCGCGCGGGAGGAGGTGCTGCTCTTCCCCAGTCACGCGGAGGGCTACGGCATGGCGCTGGTGGAGGCCATGGCCTCCGGGCTCGTGCCCGTCTCCACCCCCGTGGGCGTGGCGCCCTCCGTCGTGCACCCCGGCCGCACGGGCTTCCTCGTCCCCATCGGGGACGTGGACGCCCTGGTGCACGCGGTGCGCACGCTCGCGCGGGACACGGCCCTGCGACAGGCGCTGCGCCGCGCGGCCCAGGCTCAAGTCCAGGGACTCACCTGGCCCGACATCGCCACCCGCACCCTGTCGCTTTACGAAGAAGTCCTGCGTGTCGGCTCTCTTGGAAGCAGGTAG
- a CDS encoding glycosyltransferase family protein produces the protein MSRPAAPTWHLLTGEYPPAPGGVSDHSRSIAQALVKAGETVRVWTPGTEAVTEEQGVTVHRWPGLFTPLGLPRLTRELDAYPGPRRLLLQYVPHAFGWKAMNVPFCAWFAARRQDERELFLHEAVYPWSAGAPWRHQVLAGVTRVMLRTLAHGVGRAYVSIPAWAEHLPEPLRTRARWCPIASPLPLEVSREAVRAVREALGGTPCVAHFGTYGAAIAKPLEAVLVPLLQRDERRQALLLGRGSQGWCGTIARRHPALARRLHARDGLSPEDVAAHLSAAEVLLQPYPDGVSARRSSAMGGLGLGLPIVTHTGHLTEPLWRELRPVALADDASPGALLELVEHLLGHGEERRALGERAGRVYREHFALEHTVAHLLRQAPPVFRDSP, from the coding sequence GTGAGCCGTCCCGCGGCCCCGACGTGGCACCTGCTGACCGGCGAGTATCCGCCCGCGCCCGGCGGAGTCTCCGACCATTCGAGGAGCATCGCCCAGGCGCTGGTGAAGGCGGGGGAGACGGTGCGGGTGTGGACCCCGGGGACCGAGGCCGTCACGGAGGAGCAGGGCGTCACGGTGCACCGCTGGCCCGGCCTCTTCACGCCGCTGGGCTTGCCGCGCCTGACACGGGAGCTGGATGCGTATCCGGGCCCCCGGAGGCTCTTGCTCCAGTACGTACCGCATGCGTTCGGCTGGAAGGCGATGAACGTGCCGTTCTGCGCGTGGTTCGCGGCGAGGCGGCAGGACGAGCGCGAGCTGTTCCTCCACGAAGCGGTGTACCCATGGAGCGCGGGTGCGCCGTGGCGGCATCAGGTGCTCGCGGGCGTCACACGCGTCATGTTGCGCACGCTGGCGCATGGCGTGGGGCGCGCCTACGTCTCCATCCCCGCGTGGGCGGAGCATCTTCCGGAGCCGCTGCGCACGCGAGCCCGGTGGTGTCCCATCGCCAGTCCCCTGCCCCTCGAGGTCTCGCGGGAGGCCGTGCGAGCGGTGCGCGAGGCGTTGGGGGGGACACCGTGCGTGGCGCACTTCGGCACCTATGGCGCGGCCATCGCGAAGCCACTGGAGGCGGTGCTCGTCCCGTTGTTGCAGCGCGATGAACGGCGACAGGCGCTGCTGCTGGGCCGGGGCAGCCAGGGCTGGTGCGGCACCATCGCGCGGAGGCATCCCGCGCTGGCCCGCAGGCTCCACGCGAGGGACGGCCTGTCACCGGAGGACGTCGCCGCGCACCTGAGCGCGGCGGAGGTGTTGTTGCAGCCGTACCCGGATGGCGTCAGCGCGCGGCGCAGCAGCGCGATGGGAGGCCTGGGCCTGGGCCTCCCCATCGTCACCCACACCGGACACCTGACCGAACCGCTGTGGCGTGAGCTGCGCCCCGTGGCGCTCGCGGACGACGCATCCCCCGGTGCGTTGTTGGAGCTCGTGGAGCACCTGCTGGGGCACGGTGAGGAGCGCCGGGCCCTGGGTGAGCGGGCGGGCCGCGTCTACCGTGAGCACTTCGCCCTGGAGCACACGGTGGCGCATCTGCTGCGTCAGGCCCCTCCTGTGTTCAGGGACAGCCCGTGA
- a CDS encoding ROK family protein — translation MADASAKNGHGATNGTPKDAARAWGGIDLGGTKIEAVVVDASGEVLGRARHLTPAEGGPDVIVKELYGTLGEAAKTAGIEPAKLAGVGVGAPGAVDANSGTLAHTANVAGGWEAPYPLASDLGDLVGGKVVLGNDVQVAVAAEYKLGAGRDYRSLLGVWWGTGVGGGLVLNGVPWRGQGAAGEIGHMVVKPNGARCGCGRRGCMEAYAGRASMERKARSAARKGEKTVLFDIMREKHRTRLSSGVWARALKEKDPLATRLIDRAIEMLGATLASVINLLDLEAIVIGGGLGSRLGPAYLGRIQDAMYPHLFITERRPAMHVSTLGDLSGAIGAALLAGPQM, via the coding sequence ATGGCCGACGCTTCAGCGAAGAACGGGCACGGAGCCACGAACGGGACACCGAAGGACGCGGCTCGCGCATGGGGAGGCATCGACCTGGGCGGCACCAAGATTGAAGCCGTCGTCGTGGACGCGAGCGGCGAGGTGCTGGGCCGGGCCCGCCACCTGACTCCCGCCGAGGGCGGCCCGGACGTGATCGTGAAGGAACTCTACGGCACGCTGGGCGAAGCGGCGAAGACGGCGGGCATCGAGCCCGCGAAGCTCGCCGGGGTGGGCGTGGGCGCTCCAGGCGCGGTGGATGCCAACAGCGGCACGCTCGCGCACACGGCCAACGTGGCGGGGGGGTGGGAGGCGCCGTATCCGCTCGCCTCGGACCTGGGCGACCTCGTGGGCGGCAAGGTGGTGCTGGGCAACGACGTGCAGGTCGCGGTCGCCGCCGAGTACAAGCTGGGCGCGGGGCGCGACTACCGCTCACTGCTGGGCGTGTGGTGGGGCACGGGCGTTGGCGGCGGGCTGGTGCTCAATGGCGTGCCATGGCGGGGGCAGGGGGCCGCCGGTGAGATTGGCCACATGGTGGTGAAGCCCAACGGCGCGCGCTGTGGCTGCGGCCGGCGCGGCTGCATGGAGGCCTACGCGGGCCGGGCGTCCATGGAGCGCAAGGCGCGCAGCGCGGCGAGGAAAGGGGAGAAGACGGTCCTGTTCGACATCATGCGCGAGAAGCACCGCACGCGCCTGTCGAGCGGCGTGTGGGCGCGGGCGCTGAAGGAGAAGGATCCGCTGGCGACGCGGCTCATCGACCGGGCCATCGAGATGCTGGGCGCGACGCTCGCGTCCGTCATCAACCTGCTGGACCTGGAGGCCATCGTCATCGGAGGCGGGCTGGGGTCCCGGCTGGGGCCGGCCTACCTGGGCCGCATCCAGGACGCCATGTACCCGCACCTGTTCATCACGGAGCGCAGGCCCGCGATGCATGTGTCGACGCTGGGGGACTTGTCCGGCGCCATTGGCGCGGCGCTGCTCGCGGGCCCGCAGATGTGA
- a CDS encoding nucleotidyltransferase family protein, with the protein MTTSVALLSLLQAWPAAPAAPAPTEAGACDALVKSAVRHGLAGFVEHALARADWRLTPDAQALLRREALAGAARGMRVRALLAKSLAALAEVGVTPVLLKGYGLARRLYPEPLQRATTDVDLLVARARVLCSVHALEGLGLTTRAGDMDRDDTHHVELSSPDGLVELHYRALAGYGQALEGDALVARARDAELDGQRVRYLCPEDEAVYLALHASNHLLQRLAWLFDLKLLARAHPTLDWDRVVTRARQSGLPHLVWYAWDAAHRLLDAPVPPWVLKALAPPRWQRVLAVRLFSGPRLVEAELARSKPAWVAAKLALAPRAGPMVRYALRRLRGFGGPLRSAPEAGEPRPVRPPGPRAARPGVGRE; encoded by the coding sequence ATGACGACCTCCGTGGCCCTGTTGTCCTTGCTCCAGGCCTGGCCGGCGGCGCCCGCCGCCCCCGCGCCCACGGAGGCCGGTGCCTGTGACGCGTTGGTGAAGTCCGCTGTCCGCCACGGCCTCGCGGGCTTCGTCGAGCACGCGCTCGCCCGCGCGGACTGGCGGCTGACCCCGGACGCGCAGGCGCTGCTTCGCCGCGAGGCGCTGGCGGGCGCGGCGCGGGGCATGCGGGTGCGGGCGCTGCTCGCGAAGAGCCTCGCGGCCCTGGCGGAGGTGGGCGTGACGCCGGTGCTGCTCAAGGGCTACGGGCTCGCGCGCAGGCTCTACCCGGAGCCCCTCCAGCGGGCCACGACGGACGTGGATCTGCTCGTCGCGCGCGCCCGGGTGCTCTGCTCCGTGCACGCGCTGGAGGGGCTGGGCCTGACGACGAGGGCCGGGGACATGGACCGGGACGACACGCACCACGTCGAGCTCTCCAGCCCCGACGGGCTGGTGGAGCTGCACTACCGCGCCCTCGCGGGCTACGGACAGGCGCTGGAGGGTGACGCGTTGGTGGCGCGGGCCCGGGACGCGGAGCTGGACGGCCAGCGCGTGCGCTACCTGTGCCCCGAGGACGAGGCCGTGTACCTGGCCTTGCACGCGAGCAATCACCTGCTGCAGCGGCTGGCATGGCTGTTCGACCTGAAGCTGCTGGCCAGGGCCCACCCCACGCTCGACTGGGACCGGGTGGTGACGCGCGCGAGGCAGAGCGGTCTGCCCCACCTGGTCTGGTACGCGTGGGACGCCGCGCACCGGCTCCTGGACGCGCCCGTGCCTCCCTGGGTGCTGAAGGCCCTGGCCCCGCCCCGGTGGCAGCGGGTGCTGGCGGTCCGGCTGTTCTCCGGGCCCCGGCTCGTGGAGGCGGAGCTCGCCCGGAGCAAGCCCGCGTGGGTCGCCGCGAAGCTCGCGCTGGCCCCCCGGGCAGGGCCCATGGTGCGGTACGCGCTGCGGCGGCTGCGGGGCTTCGGGGGCCCGCTCCGGAGCGCGCCGGAGGCAGGGGAACCCAGGCCCGTGCGCCCGCCAGGGCCACGAGCGGCCCGTCCCGGAGTGGGACGCGAGTGA
- a CDS encoding MraY family glycosyltransferase: MITFFVAFLVSLVVALALTWGVRERALAWGWLDQANSSRKVHVRPIPRLGGIGIVGGFFAPLCALFLVDSGVGDQFVSQTALIVGLFVGGGIIAALGLYDDLKGAGAKLKFSVQFAVALGLYALGFRIEVLANPFGAELTLGLLSLPLTLLWVVGVINALNLIDGLDGLAGGVAFFGVGTHFLLALMRGDVLLCLLMAALAGAILGFLVFNFNPASIFMGDTGSMFLGFVLAAVSIKTSSKSGTAVALLVPVMALGLPIMDTLLAMVRRSLLGRPMFSADKEHIHHRLMSRLLLSHRTTVLVLYALCTLFMLTALGLHFANSTQSALLLCGMGVVIVVLMRKLGYLDMRHVGAVQQTRQHNHELRTLVRSVTAAVRAAGSFQEVWNAVRPLSGGMSTSQVELRLRRPHEEPGGGVIFESKDPAAGSAAALEVRIDVKDGEALLGVLRLVWRDGRSTIDRDEELALEVLADVVAERAGQLVALEAAEPGRIIALRR; this comes from the coding sequence ATGATCACCTTCTTCGTCGCCTTCCTCGTATCGCTCGTCGTGGCGCTGGCGCTCACGTGGGGCGTGCGTGAGCGCGCGTTGGCGTGGGGCTGGTTGGATCAGGCGAACTCCAGCCGCAAGGTGCACGTGCGGCCCATCCCCCGGTTGGGCGGGATTGGCATCGTGGGGGGCTTCTTCGCGCCGCTGTGCGCGTTGTTCCTGGTGGATTCGGGCGTGGGGGACCAGTTCGTCTCGCAGACGGCGCTCATCGTGGGGCTCTTCGTCGGCGGCGGCATCATCGCGGCGCTGGGCCTCTACGACGACCTCAAGGGGGCGGGCGCGAAGCTGAAGTTCTCCGTGCAGTTCGCGGTGGCGCTGGGCCTCTACGCGCTGGGGTTCCGCATCGAGGTGCTGGCCAACCCGTTCGGCGCGGAGCTGACGCTGGGGCTGCTCAGCCTGCCCCTGACGCTGCTGTGGGTGGTGGGCGTCATCAACGCGCTCAACCTCATCGACGGGTTGGACGGGCTGGCGGGCGGGGTCGCGTTCTTCGGGGTGGGCACCCACTTCCTGCTCGCGCTGATGCGCGGGGACGTGCTGCTGTGCCTGCTGATGGCCGCGCTCGCGGGCGCCATCCTTGGGTTCCTGGTGTTCAACTTCAACCCGGCCTCCATCTTCATGGGGGACACGGGCAGCATGTTCCTGGGCTTCGTGCTCGCGGCGGTGTCCATCAAGACGTCGTCGAAGAGCGGCACCGCGGTGGCGTTGCTCGTGCCGGTGATGGCGCTGGGCCTGCCCATCATGGACACGCTGCTGGCCATGGTGCGCCGCTCGCTGCTGGGCAGACCGATGTTCAGCGCGGACAAGGAGCACATCCACCACCGGCTGATGAGCCGCCTGCTGCTCTCCCACCGCACCACCGTGCTGGTGCTCTACGCGCTGTGCACGCTCTTCATGCTCACCGCGCTGGGGCTCCACTTCGCCAACAGCACGCAGAGCGCGCTGCTGCTCTGCGGCATGGGCGTCGTCATCGTGGTGCTGATGCGCAAGCTGGGCTACCTGGACATGCGCCACGTGGGCGCCGTCCAGCAGACGCGCCAGCACAACCACGAGCTGCGCACGCTGGTGCGCTCCGTCACCGCCGCGGTGCGCGCGGCCGGTTCGTTCCAGGAGGTGTGGAACGCCGTGCGCCCGCTGTCCGGCGGCATGTCCACGTCCCAGGTGGAGCTGCGCCTGCGCCGCCCGCATGAGGAGCCGGGCGGAGGCGTCATCTTCGAGTCGAAGGATCCCGCGGCCGGCTCCGCCGCCGCGCTGGAGGTGCGCATCGACGTGAAGGACGGAGAGGCGCTGCTCGGCGTCCTGCGCCTGGTCTGGCGCGACGGGCGCTCCACCATCGACCGGGACGAGGAGCTGGCGCTGGAGGTGCTCGCGGACGTGGTGGCCGAACGCGCCGGGCAGCTGGTGGCCCTGGAGGCCGCCGAGCCCGGGCGCATCATCGCGCTGCGGCGGTGA
- a CDS encoding oligosaccharide flippase family protein: MSSRPTSTPDAPELGTSDVKVRAQRSIIALGLRTLGSLGLRVVSSLALSHLLFPGDYGAFAIVAFTAAMGAFLGDLGLSASLVRQQHEPTQDEISTAFWSHQAFTVLIVGVLLLLAPWLSRSYDLGPSGASMVSVMALGLFFHSLRVIPIMVLERQLHFPKLARIELIEGIAQTAATILLAWLHCGAWSLIGGGLVRGGLGMLMLWAAAGWRPRGAFRWDIVKRLLAFGIWFQLTGIIPAALQGWIPLVVGRMEGKDAVGLVNWASALASVPLALSSVLTRVAYPAYSRMQQDPVALAEYLRTSIRRVSAVLCLAIPFGVIALPPFIPVVFGARWSLASTLVQWFTIEASMQAVQGLLHSQQHASGHARERMYVATAASLARFALGALAVMRWGIVGVGVSATVITLTELWVTARLVARRNPSLSRLEFEVMEPFLTVGALLALALGLSRLAMGEDGLLVQALVAAGVLTALVLAREATRRGLSLLGELRGLVQQVRARRAPP; encoded by the coding sequence ATGAGCAGCCGTCCCACCTCCACGCCCGACGCACCGGAGCTGGGCACGTCGGACGTGAAGGTCCGCGCCCAGCGCTCCATCATCGCGCTGGGCCTGCGGACGCTCGGCTCCCTGGGGCTGCGCGTGGTGAGTTCGCTCGCCCTGTCGCACCTGCTGTTCCCGGGGGACTACGGCGCGTTCGCCATCGTCGCCTTCACCGCCGCGATGGGCGCGTTCCTGGGGGACCTGGGCCTCAGCGCCTCGCTGGTGCGCCAGCAGCACGAGCCCACCCAAGATGAGATCAGCACCGCGTTCTGGAGCCACCAGGCGTTCACCGTCCTCATCGTGGGCGTGCTCTTGTTGCTCGCGCCGTGGCTGTCGCGCTCGTACGACCTGGGCCCTTCGGGCGCGTCGATGGTGAGCGTGATGGCGCTGGGGTTGTTCTTCCACTCGCTGCGAGTGATTCCCATCATGGTGCTGGAGCGTCAGCTCCACTTCCCCAAGCTCGCGCGCATCGAGCTCATCGAGGGCATCGCGCAGACGGCGGCCACCATCCTGCTGGCGTGGTTGCACTGCGGCGCGTGGTCGCTCATCGGCGGAGGGCTGGTGCGAGGCGGCCTGGGCATGTTGATGCTCTGGGCGGCGGCGGGCTGGAGGCCGAGGGGCGCGTTCCGGTGGGACATCGTGAAGCGGCTGCTCGCCTTCGGCATCTGGTTCCAGCTCACCGGCATCATCCCCGCCGCGCTCCAGGGTTGGATTCCGCTCGTGGTGGGGCGCATGGAGGGCAAGGACGCGGTGGGGCTGGTGAACTGGGCGAGCGCCCTGGCCTCCGTGCCGCTGGCGCTGAGCAGCGTCCTCACGCGCGTCGCGTATCCGGCCTACAGCCGCATGCAGCAGGATCCGGTCGCGCTGGCGGAGTACCTGCGCACGTCCATCCGGCGCGTCAGCGCGGTCCTGTGCCTGGCCATCCCCTTCGGTGTCATCGCGCTGCCGCCCTTCATCCCGGTGGTCTTCGGAGCGCGCTGGAGCCTCGCGTCCACGCTGGTGCAGTGGTTCACCATCGAGGCCTCGATGCAGGCGGTGCAGGGCCTGCTGCACTCGCAACAGCACGCCAGCGGACACGCGCGGGAGCGGATGTACGTCGCCACCGCCGCCAGCCTCGCGCGCTTCGCCCTGGGGGCGCTCGCGGTGATGCGGTGGGGCATCGTCGGCGTCGGGGTGAGCGCGACGGTCATCACGCTCACCGAGCTGTGGGTGACGGCGCGGCTGGTGGCGCGACGCAACCCGAGCCTGTCGCGGCTCGAGTTCGAGGTGATGGAGCCGTTCCTCACGGTGGGCGCGCTGCTCGCGCTGGCGCTGGGGCTCTCCCGGCTCGCGATGGGAGAGGATGGCCTGCTGGTGCAGGCGCTGGTGGCGGCGGGCGTGCTGACCGCGCTGGTGCTCGCGCGCGAAGCCACGCGGCGCGGCCTGTCGCTGCTGGGGGAGCTGCGCGGCCTCGTCCAGCAGGTGCGCGCGAGGCGGGCGCCGCCGTGA